From the Hymenobacter yonginensis genome, one window contains:
- a CDS encoding (2Fe-2S) ferredoxin domain-containing protein has protein sequence MKSVAPVTRLFVCTAQKDEVGKDVVKALKSELKKQGLKKLLSGGEKRKVRVQTCNCLDLCKQCKKGPGAALIIHPEGTVYGNVRPKDAADIVHEHLGEGRIVERLQVD, from the coding sequence GTGAAATCTGTTGCGCCCGTTACCCGCCTGTTTGTTTGCACTGCCCAGAAGGATGAGGTGGGCAAGGATGTCGTGAAAGCCCTGAAATCCGAACTCAAGAAGCAGGGCCTGAAAAAGCTGCTCAGCGGCGGCGAGAAGCGCAAAGTGCGGGTGCAAACCTGCAACTGTCTCGACCTCTGCAAGCAGTGCAAGAAAGGCCCCGGCGCCGCCCTTATCATCCACCCCGAAGGCACCGTGTACGGAAACGTCCGTCCCAAAGACGCCGCCGACATCGTGCACGAGCACCTGGGCGAAGGCCGGATTGTGGAACGGCTGCAGGTCGACTGA
- a CDS encoding ArsR/SmtB family transcription factor yields MRLKHFSVAFGQQLFKAFGDESRVRILHLLWRNQEMCISDLEQVLDFTQTKTSRQLAFLKNAGLVSFRRLDNWVFYYLKDEGLDFVQQLLGYMERDQQLQHDQKIYQTLWSNRELAAYKLQNRRWTGNH; encoded by the coding sequence ATGCGCCTCAAACACTTCAGCGTTGCATTCGGCCAGCAACTATTCAAAGCTTTCGGCGACGAAAGCCGCGTGCGAATTCTGCATCTGCTCTGGCGCAACCAGGAAATGTGCATCTCCGACCTGGAACAGGTGCTGGACTTCACCCAGACCAAAACCTCCCGGCAATTAGCGTTCCTCAAAAATGCCGGCCTGGTCAGCTTCCGCCGCCTCGACAACTGGGTATTCTATTATCTGAAAGATGAAGGCCTGGACTTCGTGCAGCAGCTACTCGGCTACATGGAGCGCGACCAGCAGCTGCAACACGACCAGAAGATTTACCAGACGCTCTGGTCGAACCGGGAGCTGGCCGCGTATAAGCTGCAAAACCGCCGCTGGACCGGGAATCACTGA
- a CDS encoding carboxypeptidase-like regulatory domain-containing protein, whose amino-acid sequence MSVVVRFSLRLAACVLVMLACWLLPTAARAQGQQRVVQFTGIVATGDSLLGVPGATVFVPKAGRGTATNAYGYFSLPVLAGDSIIIRSLGYRNQYVVIPPDYPRQSYSVIVQLREDVTVLPEVRIFPYATEKAFKEAFLALRLPKERGSSSAENLNQDILRRIFNNAPVTSMGNYRQTMQMQQLEQQRRMGMGPSQYSNNPLLNPFSWLQLIKQVKDGEFKKKEGVDY is encoded by the coding sequence ATGTCTGTAGTAGTTCGATTTTCTTTGCGGCTGGCCGCCTGTGTGCTGGTAATGCTGGCCTGCTGGCTGCTGCCGACTGCCGCCCGGGCCCAGGGCCAGCAGCGCGTGGTGCAGTTCACGGGCATCGTGGCCACCGGCGACTCGCTGCTGGGTGTGCCCGGCGCCACCGTGTTTGTGCCCAAAGCCGGCCGTGGCACCGCCACCAACGCCTACGGCTACTTCTCGCTGCCCGTGCTGGCCGGCGACAGCATTATCATCCGCAGCCTGGGCTACCGCAACCAGTACGTGGTGATTCCGCCCGACTACCCGCGCCAGAGCTACTCCGTGATTGTGCAGCTGCGCGAAGACGTGACCGTGCTGCCGGAGGTACGCATCTTCCCTTACGCCACCGAAAAGGCCTTCAAGGAAGCCTTCCTGGCCTTGCGCCTGCCCAAGGAGCGGGGTTCCAGCTCCGCCGAAAACCTCAACCAGGACATTCTGCGCCGCATCTTCAACAACGCCCCCGTCACGAGCATGGGCAACTACCGCCAGACCATGCAGATGCAGCAGCTGGAGCAACAGCGCCGCATGGGCATGGGCCCTTCGCAGTATTCCAACAACCCACTGCTCAATCCTTTCAGCTGGCTGCAGCTGATAAAGCAGGTGAAAGACGGTGAGTTCAAGAAGAAGGAAGGCGTCGATTACTAA
- a CDS encoding NAD(P)/FAD-dependent oxidoreductase — translation MDTNLPRTSQPRIVIIGCGFAGLRLVKDLADAPVQVVVIDRNNYHNFQPLLYQVATGALEADSIAYPIRKIFAGQQNFFYRMADVQRVDPATNTLTTNIGDIRYDHLVVATGSLTNFFGLTSIEQNAMQIKSVPNALNLRSYLFQNFEKAILTEDPARRQALMNVVVVGGGPTGVEICGSLAEMRKDVLPKDYPELDLKQMEIYLVESGGEVLGPMSKDSQVQAKGYLEEMGIHVRLNTQAKHFEDGKLYYSDTEFIRTENLIWAAGVNGAALEGLPEAAVARNKRVNVDTVNRVLGFQNVYAIGDVANLVTEEMPRGYPMLAPVAIQQAEQLADNFKRLLRGETLKPFKYTNKGSMAIVGRNRAVVDLPGDKHFGGFFGWLTWLFVHLMTLVGFRNKVVTLVGWAISYFSSDKALRLIIRPYKRNDFKADKGLATAIHNAATPQYNPSVPAPNAPVVGG, via the coding sequence ATGGATACCAACCTGCCGCGTACTTCCCAACCTCGTATCGTGATTATCGGCTGCGGCTTTGCCGGGCTGCGGCTGGTCAAGGACCTGGCCGACGCGCCCGTGCAGGTGGTAGTCATTGACCGTAACAACTACCACAACTTCCAGCCCCTGCTCTACCAGGTAGCAACCGGGGCGCTGGAGGCCGACAGCATTGCCTACCCCATCCGCAAGATTTTCGCGGGTCAGCAGAACTTCTTCTACCGCATGGCCGACGTGCAGCGCGTAGACCCGGCCACCAACACGCTCACCACCAACATCGGCGACATCCGCTACGACCACTTGGTGGTGGCCACCGGCTCGCTCACCAATTTCTTCGGTCTCACCAGCATCGAGCAGAATGCCATGCAGATCAAGAGCGTGCCCAATGCCCTGAACCTGCGCAGCTACCTGTTTCAGAACTTCGAGAAGGCCATTCTCACCGAAGACCCCGCCCGCCGACAGGCCCTCATGAACGTGGTGGTGGTGGGCGGCGGCCCCACCGGCGTAGAAATCTGTGGCTCCCTGGCCGAGATGCGCAAGGACGTGCTGCCCAAGGACTACCCTGAACTCGACCTCAAGCAGATGGAAATCTACCTCGTGGAATCGGGCGGGGAGGTGCTGGGGCCGATGAGCAAGGACTCGCAGGTGCAGGCCAAGGGCTATCTGGAGGAAATGGGCATCCACGTGCGCCTCAACACCCAGGCCAAGCACTTCGAGGACGGCAAACTATACTACTCCGACACCGAATTTATCCGCACCGAAAACCTGATCTGGGCCGCCGGCGTGAACGGGGCGGCGCTGGAAGGTCTGCCCGAAGCCGCTGTAGCCCGCAACAAGCGTGTGAACGTGGACACGGTGAACCGCGTGCTGGGCTTCCAGAACGTGTACGCCATCGGCGACGTGGCCAACCTGGTGACGGAAGAAATGCCGCGCGGCTACCCGATGCTGGCGCCCGTGGCTATTCAGCAGGCCGAGCAGCTGGCCGACAACTTCAAACGGCTGCTGCGCGGCGAAACCCTCAAGCCGTTCAAGTACACCAACAAGGGCAGCATGGCCATTGTGGGCCGCAACCGCGCCGTGGTAGACCTGCCCGGCGACAAACACTTCGGCGGCTTCTTCGGGTGGCTCACCTGGCTATTTGTGCACCTGATGACGCTGGTGGGCTTCCGCAACAAAGTCGTGACGCTGGTGGGCTGGGCCATCAGCTACTTCAGTTCCGACAAGGCCCTGCGCCTCATCATCCGCCCCTACAAGCGCAACGACTTCAAAGCCGACAAAGGCCTGGCCACCGCCATCCACAACGCCGCCACGCCCCAATACAACCCCTCCGTACCCGCCCCCAACGCCCCGGTAGTGGGCGGCTAA
- a CDS encoding beta/alpha barrel domain-containing protein: MPRFTAAHALTQARQHPLIPVFYHAQEDYARRVLAACHAAGVRLFEFTNRGPQAPEIFERLQRFVETDFPDLLLGAGTIFTAEEAGRFIEAGADFIIQPVCSPDVAAVCRSYNLAWLPGAQTLNEVYEAHRLGATLVKLFPSAYLTPAYLGILRGPLPQVPIMVTGGIQPTVESLTEWKTAGATCVGLDARLLDTDEPARLTAQVRELLAVLQPA, from the coding sequence ATGCCCCGCTTTACCGCCGCCCACGCCCTCACGCAAGCCCGCCAGCACCCGCTGATTCCGGTGTTCTACCACGCTCAGGAAGACTACGCCCGGCGGGTGCTGGCGGCCTGCCACGCGGCCGGCGTACGGCTGTTTGAGTTCACCAACCGCGGCCCCCAGGCGCCGGAAATTTTCGAGCGGCTGCAGCGTTTCGTGGAAACCGATTTCCCGGATCTGCTACTGGGCGCGGGCACCATCTTCACGGCCGAGGAAGCCGGCCGCTTCATTGAGGCCGGCGCCGACTTCATCATCCAGCCCGTGTGCAGCCCCGATGTGGCCGCCGTGTGCCGCAGCTACAACCTGGCTTGGCTGCCAGGCGCCCAGACGCTGAACGAGGTGTATGAGGCCCACCGCCTGGGCGCTACCTTGGTAAAGCTGTTCCCCTCGGCTTACCTCACGCCCGCCTACCTCGGCATTCTGCGCGGCCCGCTGCCCCAGGTGCCTATCATGGTCACGGGCGGCATCCAGCCAACCGTCGAAAGCCTCACGGAGTGGAAAACCGCCGGCGCCACCTGCGTCGGCCTCGATGCCCGCCTGCTCGACACCGACGAGCCCGCCCGCCTCACGGCCCAGGTGCGGGAGCTGCTGGCGGTGCTGCAGCCAGCGTAA
- a CDS encoding PH domain-containing protein translates to MGLLDGLLGNASETDAQEIQLELSQLLSPGETVRNSYAVLRDLMVLTTKRLIMVDKQGVTGKKREYLSLPYRSIERFSMETTGHFDLDAELKIWVRGQTEPISKTFRGDKNVYDVYRALSEFAI, encoded by the coding sequence ATGGGACTTCTCGACGGCCTGCTGGGCAATGCTTCTGAAACTGATGCCCAGGAAATTCAGTTGGAGCTGAGCCAGCTGCTCTCGCCCGGCGAAACCGTGCGCAACTCCTACGCCGTGCTGCGCGACCTGATGGTGTTGACCACCAAGCGCCTGATCATGGTAGACAAGCAGGGCGTAACGGGCAAGAAGCGCGAGTACCTGAGCCTACCCTACCGCAGCATCGAGCGGTTCTCGATGGAAACCACCGGCCACTTCGACCTCGACGCCGAACTAAAAATTTGGGTGCGCGGCCAGACCGAGCCCATCAGCAAAACCTTCCGCGGCGACAAAAACGTGTATGACGTCTACCGCGCGCTGAGCGAGTTTGCCATTTAG
- a CDS encoding M1 family metallopeptidase encodes MLKPFLPVAGLALLLAAPALAQNTNSGTDKFAQLETLLPTPNSYRTASGAPGTDYWQQRADYNIRVKLDDEKQAITGSEDITYTNLSPDVLTYLWVQLDQNILDKNSITTATQVGQIQDRMPFQAMEYLQRSEFEGGFKISEVKMKGGKALPYVINHTMMRVDLPTPLRPKQAVTFSISWSYNINDQLKINQRSGYEYFAEDKNYLYEIAQFYPRMAVYSDNQGWQHKQFLGNGEFALPFGDYRVSITAPADHVVGATGVLQNPNEVLTSAQRQRLEKAKTAKTPVLIVSQQEAEKAETGRAKGTKTWTYAAKDVRDFAWASSRKFIWDAMGIMQKGKPVMCMSYYPKEGNPLWGKYSTEVVAHTIKTYSKYTIDYEYPVAISVHGPVGGMEYPMLCFNGGRPEKDGTYSADRKYGMISVIIHEVGHNFFPMIINSDERQWSWMDEGLNTFTQYLTEQEWERNYPSRRGEPKNIVDYMRTGKNLQTPIMTNSESVLQFGPNAYAKPATGLNILRETILGRELFDYAFKEYARRWAYKHPTPADFFRTMEDASGTDLDWFWRGWFYTTDASDLAITGVKWYSVDSKNPEIENARKREMINKAPQTLSQQRNLQDIKRTLVDEKPELKDFYNTYDPLATTDADKQRYQQMVKGLSAEQQQRLNAGLNFYEVSLKNLGGLTMPVIVQMTYQDGKQEKMTIPAEIWRKNNAEVTKVFITEKPVVSFVLDPNLETADIDLSNNAWPQQAAPSRFELFEQQQRTQPNPMQQQQTSMQKMEQKPAGSSTGGTN; translated from the coding sequence ATGCTGAAACCTTTCCTGCCGGTGGCGGGGCTTGCCTTGCTGCTGGCAGCACCGGCCCTGGCCCAAAACACCAACTCGGGCACCGACAAATTTGCGCAGCTCGAAACGCTGCTGCCCACACCCAACTCCTACCGCACCGCCTCCGGCGCCCCCGGCACCGACTATTGGCAGCAGCGCGCCGACTACAATATCCGCGTGAAGCTGGATGATGAGAAGCAGGCCATTACGGGCTCCGAGGACATCACCTACACCAACCTCTCGCCCGACGTGCTGACCTACCTCTGGGTGCAGCTCGACCAGAACATCCTCGACAAAAACTCCATCACCACGGCCACGCAGGTGGGCCAGATCCAGGACCGGATGCCGTTCCAGGCGATGGAGTATCTGCAGCGCAGCGAGTTTGAGGGCGGGTTCAAGATTTCGGAGGTGAAGATGAAGGGCGGCAAGGCGCTGCCCTACGTCATCAACCACACCATGATGCGCGTGGACCTGCCCACGCCGCTGCGGCCTAAGCAGGCCGTCACGTTCAGCATTTCGTGGAGCTACAACATCAACGACCAGCTGAAAATCAACCAGCGCAGCGGCTACGAGTATTTCGCCGAGGACAAAAACTACCTCTACGAAATTGCGCAGTTCTACCCACGCATGGCTGTGTACTCCGATAACCAGGGCTGGCAGCACAAGCAGTTCCTCGGCAACGGCGAATTCGCCCTGCCCTTCGGCGACTACCGCGTGAGCATCACCGCCCCCGCCGACCACGTGGTGGGCGCTACCGGCGTGCTGCAGAACCCCAACGAAGTGCTGACCAGCGCCCAGCGCCAGCGCCTCGAGAAAGCCAAAACGGCCAAGACGCCGGTGCTCATCGTGAGCCAGCAGGAAGCCGAAAAGGCCGAAACCGGCCGCGCCAAAGGCACCAAAACCTGGACCTACGCCGCCAAGGACGTGCGCGACTTTGCCTGGGCCAGCTCGCGCAAGTTCATCTGGGATGCCATGGGCATCATGCAGAAAGGCAAGCCGGTGATGTGCATGAGCTACTACCCCAAGGAGGGTAACCCGCTGTGGGGCAAGTACTCGACAGAAGTGGTGGCGCACACCATCAAAACCTACTCCAAGTACACCATCGACTACGAATATCCGGTGGCTATTTCGGTGCACGGCCCGGTGGGCGGCATGGAGTACCCGATGCTGTGCTTCAACGGCGGCCGCCCCGAGAAGGACGGCACCTACTCGGCCGACCGGAAATACGGGATGATTTCGGTGATTATTCACGAGGTGGGCCACAACTTCTTCCCGATGATCATTAACTCGGATGAGCGCCAGTGGAGCTGGATGGACGAGGGCCTGAACACGTTCACGCAGTACCTCACGGAGCAGGAATGGGAGCGGAACTACCCGTCGCGCCGCGGCGAGCCCAAGAACATTGTGGACTACATGCGCACCGGCAAAAACCTGCAGACCCCGATTATGACCAACTCGGAGTCGGTGCTGCAGTTTGGGCCGAACGCCTACGCCAAGCCCGCTACCGGCCTTAACATCCTGCGCGAGACCATTCTGGGCCGCGAGCTGTTCGACTACGCCTTCAAGGAGTACGCCCGCCGCTGGGCCTACAAGCACCCCACGCCCGCTGACTTCTTCCGCACCATGGAAGACGCCTCCGGCACCGACCTCGACTGGTTCTGGCGCGGCTGGTTCTACACCACCGACGCCTCCGACCTGGCCATTACGGGCGTGAAGTGGTACTCGGTGGACTCCAAGAACCCGGAAATCGAAAACGCGCGCAAGCGTGAGATGATCAACAAAGCGCCCCAAACTCTGTCGCAGCAGCGCAACCTGCAGGACATCAAGCGCACCCTCGTGGACGAGAAGCCCGAGCTGAAGGACTTCTACAACACCTACGACCCGCTGGCCACCACCGACGCCGACAAGCAGCGCTACCAGCAAATGGTGAAAGGCCTGAGTGCCGAGCAGCAGCAGCGCCTGAACGCCGGCCTGAACTTCTACGAAGTGAGCCTCAAGAACCTGGGCGGCCTCACGATGCCTGTTATCGTGCAGATGACCTACCAGGACGGCAAACAGGAAAAGATGACGATTCCGGCCGAAATCTGGCGCAAAAACAACGCCGAGGTAACCAAGGTGTTCATCACCGAAAAGCCCGTGGTGAGCTTTGTGCTGGACCCCAATCTGGAAACCGCCGACATCGACCTGAGCAACAACGCCTGGCCGCAACAGGCAGCTCCTTCCCGCTTCGAGCTGTTTGAGCAGCAGCAGCGCACGCAGCCCAACCCCATGCAGCAGCAGCAGACTTCAATGCAGAAGATGGAGCAGAAGCCCGCTGGCAGCAGCACGGGCGGCACCAACTAA
- a CDS encoding HupE/UreJ family protein, translating to MASLFQTYLQLGFFHIFNLRAYDHLVFLLALCAPYVLADWRRLLALVTSFTLGHSLTLALATLQIVSFSSGLVEKLIPITILLTCAVNLARAGRTESRLARVSRPEPAVLALPNLLALVFGLIHGLGFSSYLRELLGQQSRPVLELLAFNVGVELGQLLIVSLILLLGLLLLRGFGVQRRDWLLVVSGAAMGIALVLLVG from the coding sequence ATGGCGTCTCTGTTTCAGACCTACCTTCAGCTCGGCTTCTTCCACATTTTCAACCTGCGGGCTTACGACCACCTCGTGTTCCTGCTGGCGCTGTGCGCCCCCTACGTGCTGGCCGACTGGCGGCGTCTGCTGGCGTTGGTTACCAGCTTCACGCTGGGCCATTCGCTTACGCTGGCGCTGGCCACGCTGCAGATCGTGAGCTTCAGCTCCGGCCTGGTGGAAAAGCTGATTCCGATAACCATTCTGCTGACCTGCGCCGTGAACCTGGCGCGAGCCGGCCGCACCGAGTCGCGCCTAGCCCGCGTGAGCCGGCCCGAGCCCGCCGTGCTGGCCCTGCCCAACCTGCTGGCTCTGGTATTCGGCCTGATTCATGGCCTGGGCTTTTCCAGCTACCTGCGCGAGCTGCTGGGCCAACAGAGCCGGCCGGTGCTGGAGCTGCTGGCCTTCAATGTGGGCGTGGAGCTGGGCCAGCTGCTGATTGTAAGCCTGATTTTGCTGCTGGGGCTGCTGCTGCTGCGCGGCTTTGGGGTGCAGCGCCGCGACTGGCTGCTGGTGGTCAGTGGGGCGGCCATGGGTATTGCGCTGGTGCTATTGGTGGGTTGA
- the clpB gene encoding ATP-dependent chaperone ClpB: MNFNNYTIKAQEAVQKATEIAGANQQQAIETGHLLKGLFQSDENVLSFVAKKLGANLNILTPRLDALVAAYPKVSGGSPYLANETAAALQRATGYLKEFQDEYVSVEHLLLGLLSGKDAVATLMKDAGFNEKDLKAAILELRGGRKVTSQSAEDQYQSLNRYARNLNEQVRTGKMDPVIGRDEEIRRVLQILSRRTKNNPVLLGEPGVGKTAIVEGLAQRIVAGDVPENLRDKVIMSLDMGLLIAGAKYKGEFEERLKAVIKEVTDSDGQIILFIDEMHTLIGAGAGGEGAMDAANLLKPALARGELHAIGATTLKEYQKYIEKDKALERRFQAVMVDEPTVEDAISIMRGIKEKYELHHGVRITDDAVIAAVELSSRYITDRFLPDKAIDLMDEAAAKLRIELNSMPVELDEVQRRIMQLEIEREAIRREENHDREAVLNKDIADLSARRDDLKAQWENEKSALTSIQTEKENIERYKLEADQAERQGDYGRVAELRYGKIQEAEAKLKELQALAEADKGKEGGSMLQEVVTQEDIADVVAKWTGIPVSKMLQSDREKLLNLEAELGKRVAGQSEAIAAISDAVRRSRAGLQDPKRPIGSFIFLGTTGVGKTELAKALAEYLFNDENAMVRIDMSEFQERHAVSRLIGAPPGYVGYDEGGQLTEAVRRKPYSVVLLDEIEKAHPDVFNILLQVLDDGRLTDNKGRVANFKNTIIIMTSNTGADIIQQNFKELNEYNHDEVVDRTREEVVDRLKQHMRPEFLNRIDEIVMFQPLKRKEIRKIVDIQFRQIQQRLEEAGIRLAASDEVLDFLGEQGFDPTFGARPLKRVIQRLVLNELSKDILSGRVSKDAVVEAVLEDGGIRFNNVEMPAVG; this comes from the coding sequence ATGAACTTTAATAACTATACCATCAAGGCGCAGGAGGCCGTACAGAAGGCCACCGAAATTGCCGGCGCCAACCAGCAGCAAGCCATTGAAACCGGCCATCTGCTGAAGGGCCTGTTCCAGAGCGACGAGAACGTGCTGTCGTTTGTGGCCAAGAAGCTGGGGGCCAACCTCAACATTCTCACGCCCCGCCTCGATGCCCTGGTGGCCGCCTACCCCAAGGTGAGCGGCGGCTCGCCCTACCTCGCCAACGAAACCGCCGCCGCTCTGCAGCGCGCCACCGGCTACCTCAAGGAGTTTCAGGACGAATACGTGTCGGTGGAGCACCTGCTGCTGGGGCTGCTCAGTGGTAAGGATGCCGTGGCGACCCTGATGAAGGACGCCGGCTTCAACGAGAAAGACCTGAAAGCGGCCATTCTGGAGCTGCGCGGGGGCCGCAAGGTCACGTCGCAGTCGGCCGAGGACCAGTACCAAAGCCTCAACCGCTACGCCCGCAACCTCAACGAGCAGGTGCGCACCGGCAAGATGGACCCGGTGATTGGCCGCGACGAGGAAATCCGCCGGGTGCTCCAGATTCTGAGCCGGCGCACCAAGAACAACCCCGTGCTGCTAGGCGAGCCGGGCGTGGGCAAAACCGCCATTGTGGAGGGCCTGGCCCAGCGCATCGTGGCCGGCGACGTGCCCGAAAACCTGCGCGACAAGGTGATTATGAGCCTCGACATGGGTCTGCTCATTGCCGGGGCCAAGTACAAGGGCGAGTTTGAGGAGCGCCTCAAGGCCGTCATCAAGGAAGTAACCGACTCGGATGGGCAGATTATCCTGTTCATTGACGAGATGCACACGCTCATCGGGGCCGGCGCGGGCGGCGAGGGCGCCATGGACGCGGCCAACCTGCTGAAGCCGGCTTTGGCCCGCGGCGAGCTGCACGCCATCGGGGCCACCACGCTCAAGGAGTACCAGAAGTACATTGAGAAGGACAAGGCCCTGGAGCGCCGCTTCCAGGCCGTGATGGTAGACGAGCCCACCGTGGAGGACGCCATCAGCATCATGCGCGGCATCAAAGAGAAGTACGAGCTGCACCACGGCGTGCGCATCACCGACGACGCCGTTATTGCCGCCGTAGAGCTTAGTTCGCGCTACATCACCGACCGGTTTCTGCCCGATAAGGCCATCGACCTGATGGACGAGGCCGCCGCCAAGCTGCGCATCGAGCTGAACTCCATGCCCGTAGAGCTGGACGAGGTGCAGCGTCGCATCATGCAGCTGGAAATTGAGCGCGAGGCCATCCGCCGCGAGGAAAACCACGACCGGGAAGCCGTGCTCAACAAGGACATTGCCGACCTCTCGGCCCGCCGCGACGACCTGAAGGCCCAGTGGGAAAACGAGAAATCGGCCCTCACCAGCATCCAGACCGAAAAGGAGAACATTGAGCGCTACAAGCTGGAAGCCGACCAGGCCGAGCGCCAGGGCGACTACGGCCGCGTGGCCGAGCTGCGCTACGGCAAAATTCAGGAAGCCGAAGCCAAGCTGAAGGAGCTGCAGGCCCTGGCCGAAGCCGACAAAGGCAAGGAAGGCGGCTCGATGCTGCAGGAGGTGGTGACCCAGGAGGACATTGCCGACGTGGTGGCCAAATGGACCGGCATTCCGGTGAGCAAGATGCTGCAGTCGGACCGCGAAAAACTGCTGAACCTGGAGGCCGAGCTAGGCAAGCGCGTGGCCGGCCAATCGGAAGCCATTGCGGCCATTTCCGACGCCGTGCGCCGCTCCCGGGCCGGGCTGCAGGACCCCAAACGGCCCATCGGCTCGTTTATTTTCCTGGGCACGACCGGTGTGGGCAAAACCGAGCTGGCCAAGGCCCTGGCCGAGTACCTGTTCAACGATGAAAACGCCATGGTGCGCATCGATATGAGCGAGTTTCAGGAGCGCCACGCCGTGTCGCGCCTGATTGGGGCGCCTCCCGGCTACGTGGGCTACGACGAAGGCGGCCAGCTGACCGAGGCCGTGCGCCGCAAGCCCTACTCGGTGGTGCTGCTCGATGAAATCGAAAAAGCCCACCCCGACGTGTTCAACATCCTGCTGCAGGTGCTCGACGACGGCCGCCTCACCGACAACAAGGGCCGGGTGGCGAACTTCAAGAACACCATCATCATCATGACCTCGAACACGGGGGCCGACATCATTCAGCAGAATTTCAAGGAGCTGAACGAGTACAACCACGACGAAGTGGTGGACCGCACCCGCGAGGAAGTGGTGGACCGCCTCAAGCAGCACATGCGCCCCGAGTTCCTGAACCGCATCGACGAAATCGTGATGTTCCAGCCGCTCAAGCGCAAGGAAATCCGCAAGATCGTGGACATCCAGTTCCGCCAGATTCAGCAGCGCCTGGAAGAGGCCGGCATCCGCCTGGCCGCCTCCGACGAAGTGCTGGACTTCCTCGGTGAGCAGGGCTTCGACCCCACCTTCGGGGCCCGGCCGCTCAAGCGCGTCATCCAGCGCCTGGTGCTCAACGAGCTTTCGAAAGACATTCTCTCGGGCCGCGTGAGCAAGGACGCGGTGGTGGAAGCCGTACTGGAAGACGGCGGCATCCGCTTCAACAACGTGGAGATGCCGGCGGTGGGGTAA
- a CDS encoding Cap15 family cyclic dinucleotide receptor domain-containing protein gives MIKHDLRTFGFAIIGLALATWFALIWYHHGFKLGQLDVSDFGQISSVVSINVLFWGLFIKYMWKWKIFKGWLIQVPDLSGTWEGQLISSWQDDNGETPDPIDAKATITQSLFHINVKIETKEMKSNSAASSLDIDLERGYKNLWYSYRSEPKASVKAKSPIHYGSVILRINEDESILEGQYWTDRKTIGDLILTKVST, from the coding sequence ATGATTAAACACGACTTAAGAACATTCGGCTTCGCAATTATTGGCCTAGCCCTTGCGACCTGGTTTGCACTAATATGGTATCATCATGGTTTTAAATTAGGCCAGCTTGATGTTTCAGATTTCGGCCAAATATCTTCTGTCGTATCAATTAATGTATTATTCTGGGGACTATTCATCAAGTATATGTGGAAATGGAAAATATTTAAAGGATGGCTAATACAAGTTCCTGACTTGTCAGGAACTTGGGAAGGTCAACTCATATCAAGTTGGCAAGACGATAATGGAGAGACTCCAGATCCAATAGATGCAAAAGCAACTATTACTCAGTCATTGTTTCATATTAATGTAAAAATTGAGACTAAAGAAATGAAAAGTAATAGTGCTGCATCTTCACTTGACATAGACTTAGAACGAGGATATAAAAACCTATGGTACTCTTACCGAAGCGAGCCTAAAGCCTCTGTTAAAGCCAAGAGTCCTATACATTATGGCTCAGTTATACTTAGAATAAATGAAGATGAATCTATATTGGAAGGCCAGTATTGGACTGATAGAAAGACAATTGGTGATCTAATTTTAACAAAAGTTTCCACCTAA